The proteins below come from a single Stenotrophomonas lactitubi genomic window:
- a CDS encoding ATP-binding cassette domain-containing protein — MTSHSLTLDRVSYRLADGRPLFSNLSFSFEPVATGLVGANGVGKSVLARLLSGQLSPDEGHVHRGGQVFLLPTPGYPPRGTVGELAGVGAELAALARIEAGSVDAADFTCIGDRWNLRERLQQQWQAMQLPADLDPAQPAARLSGGQAMQVALSGAWASGADWLILDEPSNHLDAHHRRQLYAQLQQWQGGLLAISHDRGLLSQMAQIVELDAHGLQRYGGPWQHYADARAAEREAAAAQLDHVRAQHRQQQRSAREQHERQQQRQARGNREAREANQAPILLGRQKQRAEASHGRAQQIQNDRLLASAAQVRAAAAAVHVAPELALFSGEGERGQARLLQAHDLVLPRGCRAPLQLEIRRGQRIAVVGDNGSGKSTLLRVLAGELPADSGQVHRHAPLALLDQQLLNLRSQESILDAVQAAHPKADPAELRTRLALLGLDAQRIQRPASSLSDGERVKGALASVLYADPAPQLLLLDEPGNALDLAALQALEELLAAWPGALLMVSHDTHLLQALQPTQVLQVGDAGWQWRDAL, encoded by the coding sequence ATGACTTCGCATTCCCTCACGCTCGATCGCGTGTCGTATCGGTTGGCCGATGGCCGACCGCTGTTTTCCAATCTGTCCTTTTCCTTCGAGCCAGTGGCCACCGGTCTGGTCGGCGCCAACGGCGTCGGCAAGAGCGTGCTCGCGCGCCTGCTCTCCGGTCAGCTGTCGCCCGACGAGGGCCACGTGCACCGCGGTGGCCAGGTATTCCTGTTGCCCACACCCGGCTATCCACCACGTGGCACGGTCGGCGAACTGGCCGGCGTAGGCGCCGAACTGGCGGCACTGGCGCGCATCGAAGCGGGCAGCGTCGATGCAGCCGACTTCACCTGCATCGGCGACCGCTGGAACCTGCGCGAACGCCTGCAGCAGCAGTGGCAGGCAATGCAGCTGCCGGCCGACCTTGATCCCGCGCAGCCCGCCGCGCGACTCAGTGGTGGCCAGGCGATGCAGGTCGCCCTGTCGGGCGCGTGGGCCAGCGGCGCGGACTGGCTGATCCTCGACGAGCCGAGCAATCACCTCGATGCCCATCACCGCCGCCAACTGTATGCACAGCTGCAGCAATGGCAGGGCGGCCTGCTGGCGATCAGCCACGACCGTGGCCTGCTCTCGCAGATGGCGCAGATCGTCGAACTGGATGCGCACGGCCTGCAACGTTATGGCGGGCCGTGGCAGCACTATGCCGACGCGCGTGCCGCCGAACGCGAGGCCGCCGCCGCCCAGCTTGACCACGTCCGCGCCCAGCACCGGCAGCAGCAACGCAGCGCGCGCGAGCAGCACGAGCGCCAGCAGCAGCGCCAGGCACGCGGCAACCGCGAGGCACGCGAGGCCAACCAGGCACCGATCCTGCTCGGTCGGCAGAAGCAGCGCGCCGAAGCCAGCCATGGGCGTGCGCAGCAGATCCAGAACGATCGCCTGCTGGCCAGCGCCGCACAGGTGCGCGCCGCCGCAGCAGCGGTGCACGTGGCGCCGGAACTGGCGTTGTTCAGTGGCGAAGGCGAGCGTGGCCAAGCCCGTTTGCTGCAGGCCCATGACCTGGTGCTGCCGCGCGGCTGTCGGGCGCCACTGCAGCTGGAGATCCGTCGTGGCCAGCGCATTGCAGTGGTCGGCGACAACGGCAGCGGCAAGTCGACGCTGTTGCGCGTGCTGGCCGGCGAGCTGCCCGCAGACAGTGGACAGGTACATCGGCACGCGCCGTTGGCCCTGCTCGACCAGCAGCTGCTGAATCTGCGCAGCCAAGAGAGCATTCTCGACGCGGTGCAGGCTGCCCATCCCAAGGCCGATCCGGCTGAGCTGCGCACGCGGTTGGCGTTGCTGGGCCTGGATGCACAGCGCATCCAGCGCCCGGCCAGCAGCCTCAGCGATGGCGAGCGGGTGAAAGGTGCGCTGGCCAGCGTGCTGTATGCCGATCCTGCCCCGCAGCTGCTGTTGCTGGACGAGCCGGGCAACGCGCTGGACCTGGCCGCGCTGCAGGCGCTGGAAGAGCTGTTGGCGGCATGGCCGGGGGCATTGCTGATGGTCAGCCATGACACCCACCTCCTGCAGGCCCTGCAGCCAACGCAGGTGCTGCAGGTCGGTGATGCAGGTTGGCAGTGGCGCGATGCGTTGTAG
- a CDS encoding LysR family transcriptional regulator, which translates to MSVLDNLANLQTFVHAADTRSFVETGRVQGISASAAGKCVARLEQALGVRLFHRSTRSITLTAEGQLFLARCRRILDERDAARTELAQQHATPSGTLRISLPLVGDLTLPLMAEFMAAYPDIRLELDFSDRLVDVIEEGFDAVLRVGEPSDSRLTARRLGVFPRRVVASPAYLQRHGTPQTPADLLQHRLLHYRFPSSGKLEPWPILWPEGDTAQELPVHLVANTIEARVALALRDGGLAFVPVHSVRDALAAGRLVTVLDEHVHSCGTFHLLWPSGRHVLPKLRVFIEFVGARLDTVP; encoded by the coding sequence ATGTCCGTCCTCGACAACCTGGCCAACCTGCAGACCTTCGTCCACGCCGCGGACACCCGCAGCTTCGTCGAAACCGGCCGCGTACAAGGCATCTCCGCCTCGGCCGCCGGCAAGTGCGTGGCCCGGCTGGAACAGGCGCTCGGTGTACGCCTGTTCCACCGCAGCACGCGCAGCATCACCCTCACCGCCGAGGGCCAGCTGTTCCTGGCGCGCTGCCGGCGCATCCTGGACGAGCGCGACGCCGCGCGCACCGAACTGGCCCAGCAGCATGCAACCCCCAGCGGCACCCTGCGCATCAGCCTGCCGCTGGTGGGCGACCTTACCCTGCCATTGATGGCGGAATTCATGGCCGCCTATCCCGACATCCGCCTGGAGCTGGATTTCTCCGATCGACTGGTCGACGTCATCGAAGAGGGATTCGATGCCGTGCTGCGTGTCGGCGAGCCCAGCGACTCACGTCTCACCGCGCGCCGCCTCGGTGTGTTCCCACGCCGCGTCGTCGCATCGCCGGCCTACCTGCAACGGCATGGCACGCCGCAGACGCCGGCGGACCTGCTGCAGCACCGCCTGCTGCACTACCGCTTCCCCAGCAGCGGCAAACTCGAACCGTGGCCGATCCTCTGGCCCGAGGGCGACACGGCACAGGAACTGCCGGTGCACCTGGTCGCCAACACCATCGAGGCACGGGTGGCACTGGCACTGCGCGACGGTGGCCTGGCGTTCGTGCCGGTGCATTCGGTACGCGATGCACTCGCTGCCGGCCGGCTGGTCACCGTGCTTGATGAGCACGTGCATTCCTGCGGCACGTTCCACCTGCTGTGGCCGTCGGGCCGCCACGTATTGCCGAAGCTGCGGGTGTTCATCGAATTCGTCGGCGCGCGGCTGGATACGGTGCCGTAA
- a CDS encoding serine hydrolase domain-containing protein codes for MTLAFPVETAPALPAVSALLQAVHPQRLVGAVVLVREHGVLRHASASGLADRESNTPMRRDQLFRLASVSKPLLTTVILRLVAEGVLDLDTPVQRWLPAFRPALADGSQPSISLRQLLSHSSGLGYRFLEADAEGPYAQAGVSDGMDASAVTLQQNVQRIAQVPLLFAPGSQWLYSLGVDVAGAVAEAASGETLQMLFDRLLAQPLGLRDTAFATGEGSRLATPYVSDVPQPHRLQEGEVVAAFEGSVGIEYSLARATDPHRYPSAGAGLVGTADEVMAVLEALRDSCVSQLLPDSLMAQMGTPQLGELGPVDPPGWGFGLGFAVLRDAAASGTPQTVGTWRWGGAYGHSWFVDPARGLSVVALTNTLYEGMHGAFVDELRDAVYADLETAR; via the coding sequence ATGACACTCGCCTTCCCTGTTGAAACTGCACCGGCACTGCCCGCGGTGAGCGCGCTGCTGCAGGCCGTGCACCCGCAGCGCCTGGTCGGTGCGGTGGTGCTGGTGCGCGAACACGGCGTGCTTCGCCATGCCAGCGCCAGTGGCCTGGCCGATCGTGAATCGAATACACCGATGCGCCGCGACCAGCTGTTCCGGCTGGCTTCGGTGAGCAAGCCGCTGCTGACCACTGTGATCCTGCGCCTGGTGGCAGAGGGTGTGCTCGACCTGGATACGCCGGTGCAGCGCTGGTTGCCGGCGTTCCGCCCGGCACTGGCCGATGGCAGCCAGCCATCGATCAGCCTGCGCCAGTTGCTCAGCCACAGCAGCGGGCTGGGCTACCGCTTTCTGGAAGCCGACGCCGAGGGCCCTTACGCGCAGGCGGGCGTAAGCGATGGCATGGACGCGAGCGCGGTGACGCTGCAGCAGAACGTGCAGCGCATTGCGCAGGTGCCGTTGCTGTTCGCGCCGGGCAGCCAGTGGCTGTACTCGTTGGGCGTGGATGTGGCGGGCGCAGTGGCTGAAGCAGCCAGCGGTGAGACCTTGCAGATGTTGTTCGACCGGCTGCTGGCGCAGCCGCTGGGCCTGCGCGACACCGCGTTCGCCACCGGCGAGGGCAGCCGTCTGGCGACGCCGTATGTCAGTGACGTACCGCAGCCGCATCGCTTGCAGGAGGGCGAGGTGGTGGCGGCGTTCGAGGGCTCGGTAGGCATCGAATACAGCCTGGCACGGGCGACCGATCCACACCGTTATCCGTCGGCCGGTGCAGGGCTGGTGGGTACCGCTGACGAGGTGATGGCCGTGCTGGAGGCGCTGCGCGATTCGTGTGTTTCACAGCTGCTGCCGGACAGCTTGATGGCACAGATGGGAACGCCTCAGCTGGGCGAACTGGGACCTGTCGATCCACCCGGTTGGGGCTTCGGCCTGGGCTTTGCCGTGCTGCGTGATGCCGCAGCCAGCGGCACGCCACAGACCGTGGGCACATGGCGCTGGGGCGGTGCCTACGGCCATAGCTGGTTCGTCGATCCGGCGCGCGGCCTGAGCGTGGTCGCGCTGACCAATACACTGTACGAAGGCATGCATGGCGCGTTCGTGGATGAACTGCGCGATGCGGTGTACGCCGATCTGGAGACGGCGCGATGA
- a CDS encoding MFS transporter yields MSGHAIDAGAPAGDATRLPWRGLLALAGGGFITLLTETLPAGVLRPMGESLGVSDAAAGQLVSVYALGSLLAALPMTALTQRLPRRPLLLAAIAGFMVVNTVTALSHDYVLTLVARFLAGVGAGLLWSLVAGYAARMVVPELQGRAIAVAMIGSPLALSLGVPAGTLLGQQIGWRWAFALMSVLAVLLLGYARWALPALPAAGAGRRMSLGSVWRMPGIRSTLLVMVLYVLAHNVLYTYIEPLAVQAGAGGWLDRLLLAFGIAAIVGIAIAGWGVDRHLRALVWASVIGFVMAVVSLLLWPGVPGVLLLVTILWGVAFGAVPTLFQTALARRAGAAADLAQSMLVTGWNLAIAAGGVGGGLMLQASGAQHLAWLPLLLLAVCAAWLWARPKAWA; encoded by the coding sequence ATGAGCGGCCACGCGATCGATGCCGGGGCACCGGCCGGTGATGCAACGCGTCTGCCGTGGCGTGGTCTGCTGGCCTTGGCCGGTGGTGGTTTCATCACCCTGCTGACCGAAACGCTGCCGGCCGGTGTGCTGCGGCCGATGGGCGAGAGCCTCGGTGTCAGCGATGCGGCAGCAGGACAGCTGGTGAGCGTGTACGCACTGGGCTCGCTGCTGGCTGCGTTGCCGATGACCGCGCTGACCCAGCGGCTGCCGCGTCGTCCGCTGCTGCTGGCGGCGATTGCCGGCTTCATGGTGGTCAACACCGTGACCGCGCTCAGCCACGACTACGTGCTGACCCTGGTGGCGCGCTTCCTGGCGGGTGTGGGCGCGGGCCTGCTGTGGTCGCTGGTGGCCGGCTACGCCGCGCGCATGGTGGTGCCGGAACTGCAGGGCAGGGCGATCGCGGTGGCGATGATCGGCTCGCCGCTGGCGTTGTCGCTGGGGGTGCCGGCCGGCACGTTGCTGGGCCAGCAGATCGGCTGGCGCTGGGCGTTCGCGTTGATGAGCGTGCTGGCGGTGCTGCTGCTCGGCTACGCGCGATGGGCGCTGCCCGCATTGCCGGCGGCCGGCGCAGGCCGGCGCATGTCGCTGGGTTCGGTCTGGCGCATGCCCGGCATCCGCAGCACGCTGCTGGTGATGGTGCTGTACGTGCTGGCGCACAACGTGCTGTACACCTACATCGAGCCGTTGGCGGTGCAGGCCGGCGCGGGCGGTTGGCTGGACCGGCTGCTGCTGGCGTTCGGCATCGCCGCGATCGTGGGTATCGCCATTGCCGGCTGGGGCGTGGACCGCCATCTGCGCGCGCTGGTATGGGCCAGCGTGATCGGCTTCGTGATGGCGGTGGTTTCGCTGCTGCTGTGGCCGGGCGTGCCGGGTGTGCTGCTGCTGGTGACGATCCTGTGGGGCGTCGCGTTCGGTGCCGTACCAACCCTGTTCCAGACCGCGCTGGCGCGCCGTGCCGGCGCCGCTGCCGACCTCGCGCAGTCGATGCTGGTGACCGGCTGGAATCTCGCCATCGCCGCCGGTGGCGTCGGCGGCGGCCTGATGCTGCAGGCCAGCGGCGCACAGCACCTGGCCTGGTTGCCGTTGCTGCTGCTGGCAGTGTGTGCAGCCTGGCTGTGGGCCCGCCCGAAGGCCTGGGCATAG